A section of the Methanofollis sp. UBA420 genome encodes:
- a CDS encoding transcriptional regulator: MKLPCETGVWLILPCIRACLVQELMEKGLSQRKVSTMLDITPASVSQYASKKRGCSIELGDNAVSSIRQLAEDLVCENVGHMSLRMCDICMQVRAQGNIADDDGTPCPRDLVCNISSSRNPTHVP; this comes from the coding sequence ATGAAACTCCCCTGCGAGACTGGCGTCTGGCTTATCCTCCCATGCATCCGTGCATGCCTCGTACAGGAACTGATGGAAAAAGGACTGTCGCAGAGGAAGGTCTCGACCATGCTCGACATTACCCCGGCCTCCGTCTCCCAGTACGCCTCCAAAAAACGCGGCTGCTCGATAGAACTGGGGGACAATGCGGTATCGTCCATAAGGCAACTTGCCGAGGACCTCGTCTGCGAAAATGTCGGGCATATGAGCCTGCGGATGTGCGACATCTGCATGCAGGTCCGCGCCCAGGGAAATATTGCCGATGACGACGGCACCCCCTGCCCCCGCGACCTCGTCTGCAATATCTCCTCCTCCAGGAACCCTACACACGTGCCCTGA
- the fdhD gene encoding formate dehydrogenase accessory sulfurtransferase FdhD, with product MDLHTHTGIQVKGGEPREIIDEVCVEHRYLLVMNGTPVARMVASADSLREFGAGFAITEGLARDVTSVEVTGDEVRVEAVPAPTCEQVVESSGGTAYLREVPQVASDLRIGIDDVYRMTAAIESDEWQRTGGLHCSVLFCDGELCAKACDVGRHNTVDKVIGHAVLAGLDRSRCVLGCTGRQPAGMVAKAARAGIPIVISRAASTSEGIATAQEAGLTLVCFSRGDRFTVYTHPERIEGVGRMGRDE from the coding sequence ATGGATCTGCACACCCATACGGGAATTCAGGTAAAAGGGGGGGAGCCGCGGGAGATCATCGACGAGGTCTGTGTCGAGCACCGTTACCTCCTCGTGATGAACGGCACCCCGGTCGCCAGGATGGTGGCGTCTGCCGACTCCCTCAGGGAGTTCGGGGCGGGTTTTGCGATCACCGAGGGCCTTGCCCGTGACGTCACCTCTGTCGAGGTTACGGGGGACGAGGTCAGGGTCGAGGCGGTCCCTGCCCCGACCTGTGAGCAGGTGGTCGAGTCGTCGGGTGGGACGGCATATCTCCGTGAGGTTCCGCAGGTCGCATCAGATCTGCGGATCGGCATCGACGATGTCTACAGGATGACCGCCGCCATCGAGTCTGACGAATGGCAGAGGACGGGGGGTCTCCACTGCTCCGTCCTCTTCTGCGACGGGGAACTCTGTGCGAAGGCCTGCGATGTCGGCCGCCACAACACGGTGGACAAGGTGATCGGGCACGCCGTTCTCGCGGGTCTCGACCGGTCGCGGTGCGTCCTCGGCTGTACCGGCCGCCAGCCTGCCGGGATGGTGGCGAAGGCGGCCCGTGCCGGCATACCGATTGTCATCTCGCGTGCCGCGTCCACCTCCGAGGGGATTGCGACCGCACAAGAGGCCGGGCTCACTCTTGTCTGCTTCTCGCGGGGTGACCGTTTCACCGTCTACACCCACCCGGAACGTATCGAAGGTGTCGGCCGGATGGGCCGGGATGAATGA
- a CDS encoding DUF1890 domain-containing protein, with protein sequence MTEMEKGSEGQKEGLIMLGCPEAAAQVSVALHIAHGLRKMGLVPVVAGNPSARSLVAMADPDRHYVGEMVDLDACIEALVTHEQDYAVSFVLIHRESGVSYAGTVGSVSTGRLVAVVFGKEAGELAGLIDFPCERVVAKAVHNVLPLSKDIDRVMGWDA encoded by the coding sequence ATGACAGAAATGGAAAAGGGATCTGAAGGACAGAAAGAGGGGCTGATCATGCTCGGGTGCCCGGAAGCCGCGGCGCAGGTGAGCGTGGCCCTGCACATCGCGCACGGTCTCCGAAAGATGGGCCTCGTGCCGGTCGTCGCCGGCAACCCGTCGGCGCGGTCGCTCGTGGCGATGGCCGATCCCGACCGGCATTATGTCGGCGAGATGGTCGACCTCGACGCCTGCATTGAGGCGCTTGTGACGCATGAACAGGACTATGCCGTCTCTTTCGTGCTCATACACAGGGAGAGCGGTGTCAGTTACGCGGGGACGGTCGGCAGCGTCTCTACCGGGCGCCTTGTGGCGGTCGTCTTCGGGAAGGAGGCAGGAGAACTTGCCGGGCTCATCGACTTCCCGTGCGAGCGGGTGGTGGCGAAGGCCGTTCATAATGTTCTGCCACTCTCAAAGGACATTGACAGGGTGATGGGATGGGATGCGTAG
- a CDS encoding DUF1894 domain-containing protein, with the protein MGCVEALNYEILLRNCSFKEYREFIKKNYREHHDVMPGYRIFDLALIGVPPIPIGVDGDYVIFPYTKPCHGTFVLRVEGKEEIQKLRSKK; encoded by the coding sequence ATGGGATGCGTAGAGGCGCTTAACTATGAAATTCTCCTCAGGAACTGTTCTTTCAAGGAGTACAGGGAGTTTATCAAGAAGAACTACCGGGAGCACCACGATGTAATGCCCGGATACCGTATCTTTGACCTTGCCCTTATCGGCGTCCCCCCGATCCCGATCGGTGTGGACGGCGATTATGTGATCTTCCCGTATACGAAACCGTGTCACGGCACCTTCGTGCTGAGGGTCGAAGGGAAAGAGGAGATACAGAAACTGAGGTCGAAAAAATGA
- a CDS encoding ubiquitin-like small modifier protein 1, whose protein sequence is MKVIVRSFATFRKILENEREVECPEGATVGDIVEMLIAERPALRDEIFAAPGVLQDHVNILRNGRNIHFEEGLQTVAADRDVISLFPPVGGG, encoded by the coding sequence ATGAAAGTCATTGTGAGGTCATTTGCGACATTCAGAAAGATCCTGGAGAACGAGCGGGAGGTCGAGTGCCCTGAGGGTGCGACGGTCGGGGATATCGTCGAGATGCTCATCGCGGAGAGACCGGCCCTCAGGGACGAGATCTTTGCCGCACCCGGTGTCCTCCAGGACCATGTCAATATCCTGAGGAACGGGAGGAACATCCACTTCGAGGAAGGCCTCCAGACAGTTGCTGCGGACCGCGACGTGATCTCGCTCTTCCCGCCTGTCGGCGGCGGATAA
- a CDS encoding sulfite exporter TauE/SafE family protein produces MIDLLPLLVLVLIGVFAGLLSGMLGVGGGFIMVPVQFWLYSTSGYPDDVSLRLAFATSLAVILPTALSSAVGHHRKGAVVWRAGALLGAAALPAAVFGAWLATILPAAPLEIFFGLVVLAAGARTFLAPAESAEVPAVPTTRYLLWGVPVGLVSGLAGIGGGVILVPILTVALRFPMHRAVATSTVVMLAAASGGLATYMILGQGVVGLPPLAVGYVDFFQAAVLAAASIPAAQAGALLSHRLPVRLLKGVFVVLTTYIGLRMIGVFSILGLPL; encoded by the coding sequence ATGATCGACCTCCTTCCCCTTCTTGTGCTTGTGCTGATCGGCGTCTTTGCCGGCCTCCTCTCCGGCATGCTTGGCGTGGGCGGCGGCTTCATTATGGTCCCGGTGCAGTTCTGGCTCTATTCCACGTCAGGCTACCCGGACGATGTCTCTCTCAGGCTCGCCTTTGCAACAAGCCTCGCCGTCATCCTCCCCACCGCCCTGAGCAGCGCCGTCGGCCACCATCGGAAGGGCGCCGTCGTCTGGCGGGCGGGGGCGCTCCTTGGTGCTGCGGCCCTGCCTGCGGCAGTCTTCGGCGCATGGCTCGCCACCATTCTCCCTGCCGCGCCTCTTGAGATTTTTTTCGGCCTTGTCGTCCTTGCGGCCGGGGCACGCACCTTCCTCGCCCCCGCAGAGAGTGCGGAGGTGCCGGCGGTCCCGACGACGCGGTACCTCCTCTGGGGCGTCCCGGTCGGCCTGGTCTCCGGCCTTGCAGGCATCGGCGGCGGCGTCATCCTGGTCCCGATCCTCACCGTGGCCCTCCGCTTCCCGATGCACCGTGCCGTCGCCACCTCGACGGTCGTGATGCTCGCCGCCGCCAGCGGCGGTCTTGCCACGTACATGATCCTCGGGCAGGGAGTTGTTGGCCTCCCGCCCCTTGCTGTCGGCTACGTGGACTTCTTCCAGGCCGCTGTGCTGGCCGCGGCGAGCATCCCGGCGGCACAGGCCGGCGCCCTCCTCTCCCACCGCCTGCCGGTGCGGCTCCTGAAGGGGGTGTTTGTGGTGCTCACCACCTATATCGGCCTGCGGATGATCGGGGTCTTCTCCATCCTCGGTCTCCCCCTCTGA
- a CDS encoding TspO/MBR family protein, with translation MATLSDPVRLVVSVALTLLAGFTGSIFTTPQIPGWYAGLVKSPLNPPAWVFGPVWTILFILMGISLFLIWREGTGRPEVRAALLAFGVQLALNILWSALFFGLQSPLLGFLEILLLWGAILATIVLSARVSKPAAWLLLPYLLWVSFAAYLTWAVWTLNP, from the coding sequence ATGGCCACTCTCTCCGATCCCGTCCGCCTCGTCGTCTCGGTCGCGCTGACCCTCCTTGCCGGCTTTACAGGTTCAATCTTCACGACGCCGCAGATTCCCGGATGGTACGCCGGGCTTGTAAAGTCCCCTTTGAACCCGCCTGCCTGGGTCTTCGGTCCCGTCTGGACGATCCTTTTCATCCTGATGGGTATCTCACTCTTTCTAATCTGGCGGGAGGGGACGGGGCGGCCCGAGGTGCGGGCAGCCCTCCTCGCCTTCGGCGTGCAACTTGCGCTCAACATTCTCTGGTCCGCCCTCTTCTTCGGCCTTCAGTCGCCCCTTCTCGGGTTTCTTGAGATCCTCCTCCTCTGGGGTGCGATCCTCGCCACCATCGTCCTCTCGGCCCGCGTCTCGAAACCTGCCGCCTGGCTTCTCCTGCCGTACCTCCTCTGGGTGAGTTTTGCCGCGTACCTTACCTGGGCTGTCTGGACCCTCAACCCGTAA
- a CDS encoding SLC13 family permease codes for MAFRQTLGVRISIWQIMLGGAVAMLLSDSVDPVSAFLAIDPDVMIFLFCMFLVGVALEESGYLVTLSTTLLGRAKTAGGLIILLILFAGIGSALLMNDTLAVIGTPLVLGYAVRYGIRSQALLLALAFAVTTGSVASPIGNPQNLLVATKGGFVDPLAAFLTILGPPTVLALLLVCAVLFVAFREEWGKSLDVPAPPACTGDPDLTTLARTSLIVVIALIIAKIVIFAVAPGTDIPLIAIAVAAAVPLLVLSPRRIELVRKVDWATLIFFAALFVVMAGVRESGALANLLTGTGEATPSIPAIIAAGIVLSQFISNVPFVALALPLLTHAGTGDAGMLALAAGSTIAGNLTIAGAASNVIIVQGAERRGVTLDFFGFMKIGLPLTLLQATVYTGWLLLI; via the coding sequence ATCGCCTTCAGGCAGACCCTCGGCGTCAGGATCTCCATCTGGCAGATCATGCTCGGCGGAGCGGTCGCCATGCTCCTCTCAGACTCGGTCGACCCGGTGTCGGCATTCCTGGCGATCGATCCCGACGTCATGATCTTCCTCTTCTGCATGTTCCTCGTCGGCGTCGCCCTGGAAGAGAGTGGCTACCTCGTCACCCTGAGCACGACCCTCCTCGGCCGTGCAAAAACGGCAGGGGGCCTCATCATCCTTCTCATCCTCTTTGCCGGCATCGGTTCCGCCCTCCTGATGAACGACACCCTCGCCGTCATCGGGACACCTCTCGTCCTCGGGTACGCGGTGCGCTACGGGATCAGGTCGCAGGCCCTCCTCCTTGCCCTTGCCTTCGCCGTGACCACGGGGAGCGTCGCAAGTCCGATCGGGAACCCGCAGAACCTCCTCGTCGCCACGAAGGGGGGTTTTGTCGACCCGCTCGCGGCGTTCCTCACCATCCTCGGGCCGCCGACCGTCCTTGCCCTCCTTCTTGTCTGCGCCGTTCTCTTCGTCGCCTTCAGGGAAGAGTGGGGAAAAAGTCTTGACGTCCCCGCGCCGCCTGCGTGCACCGGAGACCCCGACCTCACGACCCTTGCCCGGACCTCCCTTATCGTCGTCATCGCCCTGATCATCGCAAAGATTGTCATCTTCGCGGTCGCACCCGGGACCGACATCCCTCTCATTGCCATCGCCGTCGCCGCCGCCGTCCCCCTTCTGGTCCTCTCTCCCCGCCGGATTGAACTTGTCAGGAAGGTCGACTGGGCGACGCTCATCTTCTTCGCCGCCCTCTTCGTCGTCATGGCCGGCGTGCGGGAGAGCGGCGCCCTTGCCAACCTGCTTACAGGTACCGGCGAGGCCACACCCTCTATCCCGGCGATCATTGCTGCGGGCATAGTCCTCAGCCAGTTCATATCCAATGTCCCCTTCGTCGCTCTCGCCCTCCCTCTCCTCACTCATGCCGGGACAGGGGATGCAGGGATGCTCGCCCTCGCGGCCGGGAGCACCATCGCCGGGAACCTGACGATTGCCGGGGCGGCAAGCAACGTCATCATCGTGCAGGGTGCCGAAAGGCGGGGGGTCACCCTGGATTTCTTCGGTTTCATGAAAATTGGCCTGCCGCTCACCCTCCTCCAGGCAACGGTCTACACCGGGTGGCTGCTCCTGATCTGA
- the rd gene encoding rubredoxin has product MDRYQCMVCGYIYDPEKGDPDSGIAPGTFFDNLPEDWVCPVCGAQKNNFVRMDE; this is encoded by the coding sequence ATGGATCGGTATCAGTGCATGGTCTGCGGGTATATCTATGACCCGGAAAAGGGAGATCCCGACAGTGGGATTGCTCCCGGAACATTCTTTGACAACCTCCCCGAAGACTGGGTCTGCCCGGTCTGCGGTGCACAGAAGAACAACTTTGTTCGGATGGACGAGTGA
- a CDS encoding rubredoxin: MEKYQCMICGHVYDPAKGEPKQKIGAGIAFADLAEDWICPVCGAAKTKFKQVA, encoded by the coding sequence ATGGAGAAATATCAGTGTATGATCTGCGGTCATGTCTATGACCCGGCAAAGGGCGAACCGAAACAGAAGATCGGCGCGGGCATTGCGTTTGCAGACCTTGCCGAGGACTGGATCTGCCCGGTCTGCGGGGCTGCGAAGACGAAATTCAAACAGGTGGCATGA
- a CDS encoding FprA family A-type flavoprotein has protein sequence MAVREIVPDVYSVGAVDWDLRLFDALIGTPEGTSYNAFVVRGTEKTALIDTVDPKFEEDILKNLMKLGMSSLDYIVINHAEQDHSGTLPLLLEMFPGATVIADEKCCDLLDRLLQVPPERIQMVKDGDTLDLGGKTLEFLVAPWVHWPETMLTFEKEDGILFSCDLFGSHLATSELFVKDFATVYHAAKRYYAEIMMPFRTSVKAAMQKTAERGVAIIAPSHGPLYRDPSLILDAYEDWTSDAVKNLVLIPYVSMHGSTAKMVSFFTDALIERGVEVRPYDLTRADLGEVAMTSVDAATIVFAAPTVLFGPHPTAVHAAYLLGALKPKTKFVSVIGSFGWGGRTVQYITDTLAPLKAEMIDPVYVRGYPGPEDLSALADLADTIVKKHEGIVTEP, from the coding sequence ATGGCTGTACGGGAGATTGTGCCTGATGTCTACTCGGTGGGTGCCGTCGACTGGGACCTGCGGCTCTTCGACGCCCTGATCGGCACCCCTGAGGGGACGAGTTACAACGCCTTCGTGGTCAGGGGGACGGAGAAGACCGCACTTATCGACACCGTCGACCCGAAGTTCGAGGAAGACATCCTGAAGAACCTGATGAAGCTCGGCATGTCGTCCCTGGACTACATCGTCATCAACCATGCCGAGCAGGACCACTCAGGCACTCTGCCTCTCCTCCTGGAGATGTTCCCCGGGGCGACTGTCATCGCAGACGAGAAGTGCTGCGACCTCCTCGACCGCCTCCTGCAGGTCCCGCCCGAGAGGATCCAGATGGTAAAGGATGGCGATACTCTTGACCTCGGCGGAAAGACGCTTGAATTCCTTGTCGCGCCGTGGGTCCACTGGCCCGAGACAATGCTCACCTTCGAGAAGGAGGACGGTATCCTCTTCTCCTGCGACCTCTTCGGCTCCCACCTCGCCACGAGTGAACTCTTCGTGAAAGATTTCGCGACCGTCTACCACGCGGCGAAACGCTACTACGCCGAGATCATGATGCCCTTCAGGACGAGCGTGAAGGCGGCGATGCAGAAGACAGCCGAGAGAGGTGTGGCGATCATCGCTCCGAGCCACGGCCCGCTGTACCGCGACCCCTCGCTCATCCTGGACGCCTATGAAGACTGGACCTCGGACGCCGTGAAGAACCTCGTTCTGATCCCGTACGTTTCGATGCACGGGAGCACGGCGAAGATGGTCTCGTTCTTTACCGACGCCCTCATCGAGCGGGGGGTTGAGGTGCGGCCGTACGACCTGACGCGGGCAGACCTCGGCGAGGTGGCGATGACATCCGTCGACGCGGCGACGATCGTCTTTGCAGCGCCGACCGTCCTCTTCGGCCCGCACCCGACGGCAGTCCATGCGGCCTATCTCCTCGGCGCCCTGAAGCCGAAGACGAAGTTCGTCTCGGTCATCGGCTCCTTTGGCTGGGGCGGCAGGACCGTGCAGTACATCACCGACACCCTCGCCCCCCTCAAGGCCGAGATGATCGATCCCGTCTATGTGCGGGGCTATCCCGGTCCGGAGGACCTTTCCGCGCTCGCCGACCTCGCCGACACAATTGTTAAGAAGCATGAGGGCATAGTGACCGAACCGTAG
- a CDS encoding desulfoferrodoxin — protein sequence MTELLEVYKCEKCGNVVKIAHAGDGQLVCCGEPMVKMEEKTSDVGKEKHVPVLEKTETGIRVKVGSVPHPMEEKHYIEWIEVRKGRKLYVHKLKPGDAPEAVFPVDDVNAKTRIYCNIHGLWTNRK from the coding sequence ATGACCGAACTGCTGGAAGTCTATAAATGTGAAAAGTGCGGGAATGTCGTGAAGATCGCACATGCCGGCGACGGACAACTGGTCTGCTGCGGCGAACCGATGGTGAAGATGGAGGAGAAGACCTCCGACGTCGGGAAGGAGAAGCACGTCCCCGTCCTAGAGAAGACGGAGACGGGGATCAGGGTGAAGGTGGGCAGCGTCCCGCACCCGATGGAGGAGAAACACTATATCGAGTGGATCGAGGTGCGGAAGGGGCGCAAACTTTATGTCCACAAACTCAAGCCTGGTGACGCCCCCGAGGCTGTCTTCCCGGTCGACGACGTCAACGCAAAGACCCGGATCTACTGCAATATCCACGGCCTCTGGACGAACAGGAAATAA
- a CDS encoding phosphoribulokinase: MDTPVFRERIAASSSVFVIGVAGDSGSGKTTFTRAIREILGDDLVSTITLDDYHRYDREERRKRGITPLIPEANDLDLLADHIRALKRGEGIMKPVYNHDNGTFDRPVPFRPSKVLILEGLHTFFTPDLRDLIDVSIFVDPDPCVKRLWKLRRDMEGRGYAREEVLAEMKEREPDYARYIAPQRRFVDAVVRIAYSGYGAEASEVRNIYRVTVLQKKLIRQMMEIGLSLDLGELLTLSDRPFLLEYGISNVDGQEMSALTFDGEINHSAIRRLARTLGRQTKAEGIRVYCDRQYVTAGEVAELILAWRILNRWFVLQGDTQRTG; the protein is encoded by the coding sequence ATGGACACCCCCGTATTCAGGGAGAGGATCGCCGCTTCCTCTTCAGTCTTCGTCATCGGCGTCGCAGGCGACAGTGGGTCGGGGAAGACGACCTTCACCCGTGCGATCAGGGAGATCCTCGGCGACGACCTTGTCTCCACCATTACCCTCGACGACTATCATCGCTATGACCGGGAGGAACGGCGTAAACGGGGGATCACCCCCCTCATCCCCGAGGCGAACGACCTCGACCTGCTGGCAGACCATATCCGGGCCCTGAAACGTGGCGAGGGCATCATGAAACCGGTCTACAACCATGACAACGGGACTTTCGACCGACCGGTGCCTTTCCGGCCCTCGAAGGTGCTCATCCTCGAAGGCCTCCATACCTTCTTCACCCCCGACCTGCGCGACCTCATCGACGTCTCCATCTTCGTGGACCCTGACCCGTGCGTCAAAAGACTCTGGAAACTGCGCCGTGATATGGAAGGGCGGGGGTACGCAAGAGAGGAGGTCCTTGCCGAGATGAAGGAGCGGGAGCCCGACTATGCGCGGTATATCGCCCCGCAACGCCGCTTCGTGGATGCGGTGGTGAGGATCGCCTATTCGGGCTACGGCGCGGAGGCAAGCGAGGTGCGGAATATCTACCGGGTCACGGTGCTCCAGAAAAAACTTATCCGGCAGATGATGGAGATCGGCCTCTCCCTCGATCTCGGGGAACTCCTCACGCTCTCTGACCGGCCCTTTCTCCTCGAGTACGGGATATCAAACGTCGACGGTCAGGAGATGAGCGCCCTCACCTTCGACGGCGAGATCAACCACTCGGCCATCAGGAGACTGGCGCGGACCCTCGGGCGGCAGACAAAGGCCGAGGGCATCAGGGTCTACTGCGACCGGCAGTACGTCACCGCCGGCGAGGTGGCCGAACTCATCCTTGCCTGGCGGATTCTCAACCGCTGGTTCGTGCTGCAGGGGGATACACAACGCACAGGATAA
- a CDS encoding TrkH family potassium uptake protein, translated as MDRFEYFSSVSGDMGKILRFMGLIAAIPLIVTVAYSEWEMFVPMGLVPLLFIIVGSLLAQVPRPAREPRLSVALMAVALIWLISALIGSVPFIIGLHMSVTDSIFEAMSGWTDTGLTLLPDVGAAPKTLLFWRSFMQWLGGIGIVAFTVALASRSGLVQRGLYRSEARSEAFMPSVVGTGMAMWRIYIIITLLSFGLVLLSGVPVWDAVNLTMAAIATGGFSVTSGGISDYNNVLLELSLVVVMLAGAMPFKLYYLMYHHRTFSIFGDRQAVTLLILVLSGFVVLTLDLVVLTGTDLLTAMRRGIFMAAAGISSTGFQTASPSLWPPVTTLFLIILVLIGGSSGSTAGGLKISRVLLGLESLLWWFRRIFVSGKAIVPFRHEGRTVQKNIAEVEVSKNMLIIIMYFLTIFLCTVAVLHFEPQTSFESSNVIFEITSAFCNNGISTGFVNPDMSLPTKWVFIFLMWFGRLEIVPVLVLFVGLVKGFD; from the coding sequence ATGGACCGATTCGAGTATTTCTCCAGCGTCTCCGGGGATATGGGGAAGATCCTGAGGTTCATGGGCCTGATCGCCGCCATCCCCCTCATCGTCACCGTCGCCTACTCGGAATGGGAGATGTTTGTCCCGATGGGCCTGGTCCCTCTCCTCTTCATCATCGTCGGCAGCCTGCTTGCGCAGGTGCCGCGGCCGGCGCGGGAGCCGCGCCTCTCCGTCGCGCTGATGGCGGTTGCCCTGATCTGGCTCATCTCGGCATTGATCGGATCGGTCCCTTTCATTATCGGCCTGCACATGTCGGTGACAGACAGCATCTTCGAGGCGATGTCTGGCTGGACTGATACGGGCCTGACCCTCCTCCCCGATGTCGGCGCCGCCCCGAAAACGCTCCTCTTCTGGCGTTCATTCATGCAATGGCTCGGTGGCATCGGGATCGTCGCCTTCACCGTCGCCCTCGCAAGCAGGTCCGGCCTTGTCCAGCGCGGGCTGTACCGCTCTGAAGCACGCTCCGAGGCCTTCATGCCGAGCGTCGTCGGCACCGGCATGGCCATGTGGCGGATCTATATCATTATCACCCTCCTCTCTTTCGGGCTCGTCCTCCTCTCAGGCGTGCCTGTCTGGGACGCGGTAAATCTGACCATGGCGGCGATCGCCACCGGTGGTTTCTCGGTCACGTCTGGGGGCATATCAGACTACAACAACGTCCTTCTCGAGCTCTCCCTCGTGGTCGTGATGCTCGCCGGAGCCATGCCCTTCAAACTCTACTACCTGATGTACCATCACAGGACATTCAGCATCTTCGGGGACCGTCAGGCCGTCACTCTCCTGATCCTCGTCCTCAGCGGCTTTGTTGTCCTCACCCTCGATCTCGTCGTCCTTACCGGCACCGACCTGCTGACTGCGATGCGCCGGGGGATATTCATGGCGGCGGCCGGGATATCGAGTACAGGTTTCCAGACGGCTTCTCCCAGCCTCTGGCCACCGGTGACGACCCTCTTTCTGATCATTCTGGTGCTGATCGGGGGTTCGTCGGGCTCGACCGCAGGCGGCCTCAAGATCTCCCGTGTCCTTCTCGGCCTGGAGAGCCTGCTCTGGTGGTTCAGGCGGATCTTTGTCTCCGGCAAGGCAATCGTCCCCTTCAGGCACGAGGGAAGAACGGTTCAGAAGAATATCGCTGAGGTGGAGGTCTCGAAGAACATGCTCATCATCATCATGTACTTCCTGACAATTTTTCTCTGCACTGTTGCTGTCCTCCACTTCGAGCCTCAGACCTCCTTCGAGTCTTCGAATGTCATCTTCGAGATCACCTCCGCCTTCTGCAACAACGGGATCTCCACCGGTTTTGTCAACCCCGATATGAGTCTCCCCACAAAATGGGTTTTCATCTTCCTGATGTGGTTCGGGAGGCTGGAGATTGTGCCGGTGCTCGTCCTCTTCGTCGGCCTTGTCAAAGGCTTCGACTGA
- the cfbC gene encoding Ni-sirohydrochlorin a,c-diamide reductive cyclase ATP-dependent reductase subunit: protein MKQIALYGKGGIGKSTTSANLSAALGEAGLDVLQIGCDPKHDSTRMLMHGAWIPTVLDLVRERGEGEITTDEVVFTGYAGVRCVEAGGPEPGIGCAGRGIIATFQLLERLGALKGDVIVYDVLGDVVCGGFAMPMREGYAQEVYLVTSGELMALYAANNIAKAIARLSQRSRSSCSLAGVICNAKNTEGEEELVREFARRINSEMVAYIPRSRTVQLAEIHRQTVMEYAPESEQAAVYRSLAAQVTANTRSSIPTPLEMDELEDLALQFTPV from the coding sequence ATGAAACAGATCGCCCTGTACGGCAAGGGAGGGATCGGCAAATCCACCACGTCGGCAAACCTCTCCGCGGCCCTTGGAGAGGCCGGCCTCGACGTCCTGCAGATCGGCTGCGACCCGAAGCACGATTCCACCAGGATGTTGATGCACGGGGCATGGATACCGACCGTCCTCGACCTTGTCAGGGAGCGGGGCGAAGGCGAGATCACCACGGATGAGGTGGTCTTTACCGGGTATGCGGGTGTCAGGTGCGTCGAGGCCGGCGGCCCCGAGCCCGGTATCGGCTGTGCCGGCCGGGGGATCATCGCCACCTTCCAGCTCCTCGAACGTCTCGGGGCCCTGAAAGGCGACGTGATCGTCTATGACGTTCTGGGTGACGTCGTCTGCGGAGGGTTTGCAATGCCGATGCGGGAGGGATATGCGCAGGAGGTCTACCTTGTCACGTCAGGGGAACTGATGGCCCTGTACGCCGCCAACAACATCGCAAAGGCAATCGCACGGCTTTCCCAGAGGTCGCGGAGTTCATGCAGCCTCGCCGGGGTCATCTGCAACGCGAAGAACACCGAGGGCGAGGAGGAACTTGTCCGCGAGTTTGCCCGGCGGATCAACTCTGAGATGGTGGCCTATATCCCGCGGTCCCGGACCGTGCAGCTTGCCGAGATCCACAGGCAGACGGTGATGGAGTATGCCCCTGAGTCGGAGCAGGCCGCCGTCTACCGGAGTCTTGCCGCACAGGTGACAGCAAACACCCGGAGTTCGATACCGACACCCCTTGAGATGGATGAACTTGAAGACCTCGCCCTCCAGTTCACGCCGGTATGA